Part of the Fodinicurvata sp. EGI_FJ10296 genome, GTTAGGACCGCACCGTTCGGCGGCCTGGTCGACCCCATGACCAAACGGATCATCGCCCGCACAGCCGCGCAGGCTGGCGCCGACACGATCCTGACCTGGATGTCGCGGGCAAGCTGGCATGCGCCCGCCGCCGGCCGTTCAGGCCCCCGAGTCGTCGCGCGCGTGGGCGGATTCTATAACGTCAAATATTATCGCAACTGCGATCACATCATCGCCATTGCGCCGCAAATCGCAAATCACCTGACCGCCCAGGGCTGGCCACAAGACAAACTGTCGATCATCCCCAATTTCTGCGCCGTCGATTTCAACGTTCCCGCGGTCAATCGCGAATCACTGGCGACGCCGGCCGACGCCCCGGTGATACTCGCCCTCAGCCGCCTGCACCCGGTAAAGGGGCTTGACGTTCTGATCCGCGCTGTTGCCCGGCTGGACGGCGTGTATCTATGGCTGGCGGGAGACGGTGACGAACAGGCGGCCCTCGCCGCCCTCGCCCGCGAGCTGGGTGCGGCTGACCGCGTCCGGTTCCTCGGCTGGCGGTCAGACCGCGCCGGGCTGATCAACGCCGCGGACATCATCGCCTTC contains:
- a CDS encoding glycosyltransferase, whose product is MPLLHAIGSARNGGAETFFVSLIQELHARNIRQTAVIKKHEGRQSALAAMGVSVRTAPFGGLVDPMTKRIIARTAAQAGADTILTWMSRASWHAPAAGRSGPRVVARVGGFYNVKYYRNCDHIIAIAPQIANHLTAQGWPQDKLSIIPNFCAVDFNVPAVNRESLATPADAPVILALSRLHPVKGLDVLIRAVARLDGVYLWLAGDGDEQAALAALARELGAADRVRFLGWRSDRAGLINAADIIAFPSRREPLGSVVVEAWAGGKPIVASDVDGPAWLIDHGETGLLAPPEDVDALQEQLAALISSPDEARRLAANGRQQAETTYARDRIIDAYERVLVPWSA